The DNA segment CGGTCCTGGATGTGGCGGCGGTCCTCGCGCAGATGCACGACAATGCCTTCGGCGCCGGCCAGTTCACAGATGCCGGCGGCCAGCACCGGGTCCGGCTCGCTAATGCCGCGGGCCTGGCGCAGGGTTGCCACGTGATCAACATTAACCGCAAGTCGTATCATGCCTTTTCTCCTTTGCTGAATAAATTGGTGCATTATTATTTTTTCCTGGTCCTCCATCCGGGCCGCCTCGTCCTCGGAGCGTTCATGGTCAAAGCCGAGCAGATGGAGCAGCCCGTGGACAAGCAGAAACAACAGCCGCTGGTGCAGGGTGACCTGCGCAACAATCGCCTCCCGGGCCGCGGTTTCCACCGAGATCACCACGTCGCCGAGCAGATTGGCGGCCATGCCGGTGTCCGCGCCTTCGGTCAATGAAAAGGCCAGCACGTTGGTGGGACCGGGCTTGCGGCGATAGGTCTCGTTCAATTCCGCGATCCGCTTATCCGAGACCAGCAGGATGCTCAGCTCGGCATCACCGCGGCCGCATAGATCCAGCAGCCTGGTTGCGGCCTGCTCGATCTGCGCAAGACATACCGGGGTTCCGGCCGGCAATGAATCAGTGGTGAGATAAACCGGCATCTTTTATACTTTTTCAAAATTTAATTTTACCGCAGAGGACGCAGAGGGCACAGAGGTAATTACTTGAAGATAATATATTTTTTTGCGACCTCTGCGACCTCTGCGGTTAATTCTTTCGTTGTTATGATTTCTTCAGGATTTGCGGGTTTTTTTAGAGGCACTCCTGTCCTTTTTTTCGTAGGCCCGGATAATCTGCTGAACCAACGGGTGCCTGAGCACATCCACATCGGAAAAGGTACAGAAACCGATGCCCTTGATCTTCTTCAAAACCCGGGCCGCCTCCACCAGGCCTGACAGTTTACCGGCCGGCAGGTCGATCTGGGTGATATCGCCGGTGATCACCGCCCGGGAATCAAACCCGATCCGGGTCAGGAACATCTTCATCTGTTCGTGGGAGGTGTTCTGGGCCTCGTCCAGGATCACAAAGGCGTTGTTCAGGGTGCGGCCGCGCATGAAGGCCAGGGGCGCGATCTCGACAATGGACCGCTCAATCAGTTCCGCCACCTTGTCCCGGCCCACCATGTCGTTCAAGGCATCGTACAACGGCCGGAGATAGGGATCAACCTTCTGGGCCATGTCACCGGGCAGAAAGCCCAGCTTCTCGCCGGCCTCCACCGCCGGCCGGGTCAGGATAATCTGTTTGACCTGGTTGGCGGCCAGGGCCGAGACGGCCGCGGCAACGGCGAGATAGGTCTTGCCGGTGCCGGCCGGACCGATACCAAAGACGATATCATTGGCGCGGATACTGTCGATATACTGTTTCTGATTAACACTCTTGGGAGAGATCACCCGCCGGCTGGCGGTGATATAGACCCGGTCGAGAAAGATATCCTTTAACACCGCCCGGGGCGAACGTTCCAGGATCCGGAGCCCGTAGGCCACGTCCCGGGGATAGACCGGATAGCCCGCGCCAACGATCTCATATAGCTGTTGCAACCCGGTCACCGCCAGATCAACCTCATGGTCCATGCCGCTGACCGTCAGGGTGTTGCCCCGGGCCTGTACCGTCACCCCGGCGGTTTTCTCCACCGCGGCCAGGTTCCGGTCCAGCTCGCCGTACAGCAGCAAGGCCCGGTCATTATCATCAAAAACCAGCTCAACCTTGTTTTCCCGGCCCTGCTTGCTCCTTTTTTTCACCCTGTGCCGCTGCCTCACCCTTTCCCTCCGGTTCCCCGGGGTCTATTCCACATCCATGTCCACAATCTGCATCTCCTGTCCCTGTTCAACCCGGATGGAGGAAGAATTACAGGCAGGACAACAAAAAACAAACCAACGATCTTCGGAAAGTTCAAAGGCCCGGCCGCAGTCATTACAGGAGCCGCCCACCGGTACATGGTCGATGACCAGTTCCGCTCCCGCGGCAATGGTGCCGGCCTTGGCGCAGTCAAAGGCAAAAGAAAGGGCCTCGGGCAGGATACCCGCCGCCTTGCCGATCCGCAGCCGCACCGCTCCGATACTCTGATAGCCTTCCCGCCGGCACTGGCTGATCACCGTGTCGAGGATGCTCATCGCAATGGAGGCCTCATGCATGATCAGTCAAGCTGTCCAGTACCTGGGAAAACAGGGCCAGACTCTCCCGGCCGGCCTCGGGATCGACCTTCTGGATGGCATACCCGGCATGGACCAGGACATAATCACCCACCTCGGCCTCCTCGGCCAGCAGCATCAGGCTCACCTGCCGTTGGGCGCCGTAGACCTCAATGGTGGCCATCAGGTCGTTCTTACTGACGATTATCGAAGGGATTGCAACGCACATGGGATTCCGGTCCGTTTTCCGCAGGCCGGCCCGTGAACGGGTTGCCCCGCTATCCGGCATGGAACCAGGTAGGCCTTGCATTTTCAGTTGCCGGCCTATTATATATAGGAAAATGAATTAGTTCCACTAAGAAGTATCAGAACCAGGCAAAATCGCCCCTGTCTCTATCCGTAAAGCCGCCCCTGGCGGACCTGTCTCCGGCCGCGGGGAGCCGGAACAGGCAATGGACCCCTTCACTCCACCGGACCGGGCCCGAAACCCTAATGGAGAATATTGATGTCGACCATTCTCGTGGTTGATGATGAACTGAGCATGCGGGAGTTTTTCAGCATCCTGCTGGAAAAGGAAGGCCATGGCGTGGCCACTGCCGCCGATGCGAAGACGGCCCTCGAACTTCTGGCCGGAAGCCGGGAATTCGACCTGGTGATTTCGGACATCAGGATGCCCGGTGAGGGCGGCCTCTCCCTGCTCGCCAAGATCAAGGAAAAAAACAGCGCCCTG comes from the Desulfobacterales bacterium genome and includes:
- a CDS encoding hydrogenase maturation nickel metallochaperone HypA, translating into MHEASIAMSILDTVISQCRREGYQSIGAVRLRIGKAAGILPEALSFAFDCAKAGTIAAGAELVIDHVPVGGSCNDCGRAFELSEDRWFVFCCPACNSSSIRVEQGQEMQIVDMDVE
- a CDS encoding HypC/HybG/HupF family hydrogenase formation chaperone, with the translated sequence MCVAIPSIIVSKNDLMATIEVYGAQRQVSLMLLAEEAEVGDYVLVHAGYAIQKVDPEAGRESLALFSQVLDSLTDHA
- the ybeY gene encoding rRNA maturation RNase YbeY, which codes for MPVYLTTDSLPAGTPVCLAQIEQAATRLLDLCGRGDAELSILLVSDKRIAELNETYRRKPGPTNVLAFSLTEGADTGMAANLLGDVVISVETAAREAIVAQVTLHQRLLFLLVHGLLHLLGFDHERSEDEAARMEDQEKIIMHQFIQQRRKGMIRLAVNVDHVATLRQARGISEPDPVLAAGICELAGAEGIVVHLREDRRHIQDR
- a CDS encoding PhoH family protein; amino-acid sequence: MKKRSKQGRENKVELVFDDNDRALLLYGELDRNLAAVEKTAGVTVQARGNTLTVSGMDHEVDLAVTGLQQLYEIVGAGYPVYPRDVAYGLRILERSPRAVLKDIFLDRVYITASRRVISPKSVNQKQYIDSIRANDIVFGIGPAGTGKTYLAVAAAVSALAANQVKQIILTRPAVEAGEKLGFLPGDMAQKVDPYLRPLYDALNDMVGRDKVAELIERSIVEIAPLAFMRGRTLNNAFVILDEAQNTSHEQMKMFLTRIGFDSRAVITGDITQIDLPAGKLSGLVEAARVLKKIKGIGFCTFSDVDVLRHPLVQQIIRAYEKKDRSASKKTRKS